The Thermogemmata fonticola genome has a window encoding:
- a CDS encoding tyrosine-protein phosphatase, which produces MRQSSERWPEAFRWLARLSRRGVSRRRWFQLAGGCVLAAFGYEAGRVLIGSNVHTVIPGRVYRSAQLSQVQLERLIAEKGLRTVVNLRGCCPETEWYQADARATCRMGICQEDLTFSAKRYPHPGEVQRLVQVLDQAAYPLLFHCARGADRTGLASTLALLLLTDSDLKTARRQLWPRYGHFAVGRTAVLDRFFDYYQNWLAEREWEHSPSRLREWIAGHYCPGPFRAEIRLLHPQPLRWPAGRGQVMAVRVINRAIEPWQFVPGGSGGVQLRYSLFAHGSGQLVFRDHAGRFRRRVEPGQELILHLGFPPLPPGRYLFHADLLDMQPIDLLDSDFAQYGSEPLQTTLTVT; this is translated from the coding sequence ATGCGACAGAGTTCCGAACGTTGGCCAGAAGCTTTCCGCTGGTTGGCCCGTCTCTCAAGGCGCGGGGTCAGCCGGCGTCGGTGGTTTCAGCTTGCCGGGGGTTGCGTGCTGGCCGCCTTCGGATATGAGGCGGGCCGAGTGCTGATCGGTTCCAATGTGCACACCGTGATCCCTGGTCGGGTCTATCGCTCGGCCCAGTTGTCCCAGGTTCAATTGGAACGATTGATTGCTGAGAAGGGCCTGCGAACGGTGGTGAACCTGCGCGGCTGCTGCCCAGAGACGGAGTGGTATCAGGCCGATGCGCGGGCGACCTGTCGGATGGGGATCTGCCAGGAGGACCTGACTTTTTCCGCCAAGCGCTATCCGCATCCGGGTGAAGTGCAACGGCTGGTGCAAGTCCTGGATCAAGCGGCATATCCGCTGCTATTCCACTGTGCCCGCGGAGCAGATCGGACCGGCCTCGCGAGTACCCTGGCCCTTCTGCTCCTGACGGATAGCGATTTGAAAACCGCGCGCCGCCAGCTCTGGCCACGCTATGGCCACTTTGCGGTGGGGCGGACAGCCGTCCTGGATCGCTTCTTCGACTACTACCAGAACTGGCTGGCCGAACGGGAGTGGGAGCATAGTCCCTCCCGCTTGCGGGAATGGATCGCTGGACATTATTGCCCCGGTCCGTTTCGTGCAGAGATCCGCTTGCTCCATCCCCAGCCTCTGCGTTGGCCGGCTGGGCGAGGTCAGGTGATGGCGGTCCGGGTGATCAATCGAGCTATCGAGCCGTGGCAGTTTGTCCCCGGTGGCAGTGGCGGAGTGCAGTTGCGGTATTCTCTTTTCGCCCATGGCAGCGGGCAGTTGGTATTCCGGGATCATGCGGGGCGTTTCCGCCGCCGAGTCGAACCAGGCCAGGAATTGATCCTCCATTTGGGATTTCCCCCCTTGCCTCCCGGACGCTACCTCTTCCACGCTGATCTGCTGGATATGCAGCCGATTGACCTGCTCGACAGCGATTTCGCCCAATACGGCTCGGAGCCTTTACAAACCACGCTGACTGTGACGTGA